In Chryseobacterium sp., the genomic window ATAGATCCATTGGGCTTTCAGCAGGACAAACATCATCGTACTACCCAACATTAAAGCACATATAAAGAAAATCATGATCCTCTGATCTTTCAGTTTGCCGGCAATGATAGGACAGCAGAATGTTACAGGGATCATCGTGATCTGAATCACAAAAAGTACCCATCCTGAACTATCGCCCGGCATATGATAGTCTGTAAGGAAAGAAGGAAGCCAAGCCACCATACAGTAATAAAATAAAGACTGCAATCCCATAAAAACACTGATATTCCATGCCTGTGCAGACTTAAACATATTAAAATCAGAAGAGCTCAGAACTGCCTTGGGAATATCTGCATTCTTTTTATTGAAAATAAGTTCCAGAATTAAGACCAGAAAACCCAGAGCAGCAATCACCAGCCAGATTCCCAAAGATCCACGCCATCCCAATCCTGTCCATTCTCCGATTTTCACACTGAAACCCGAAGCCAATGCAGCCGTAAGATTCATGGATACGGCAAAAATCCCGGTCATAAGTCCAATCTGCCGCGGAAAATTGTTCTTTACATAGCCCGGTGTGACCACATTTCCTATACAAATTCCTAATCCGATCAATAAAGAACCCAGAAACAGCAGCCAAAGTGATCCTGTGATACGGAGAAACAATCCGGAGCTCAAAATAATCAGTGAGTACATCAAAAGTTTACTGATCCCAAGCTTACCTGAAAACCGGCTCACCAATACCGAGCAGACTGCAAACATAAACAGCGGAATAGACGTAAGCAGGCTGACCTGAAAATTATCCAGCGTCATAGCATCTCTTATATCTCCCAGTACAGGAGCAACGGCAACAATAGGGGAGCGGAGATTGCTTGAAATAAGAATAACCACCAAAACATTAATAATCAATAAAACATACGAAGCATTCTTTCTGACTTCATTCTTCATCATGATAAAAAACTTTTGTACAAAATTAACACAGTAATTTTGTTTAATTTTGCCAAAGTTTTAACCCAAAACGACATGAATGCTCATGATACCATAGAAATAGATGAATTAAGCAAACCTTATTTTGTATGGTTTGAAGAAAACTGGATCCATGATGACCTCCTTCATCAACATCAAAAAGGACAATTGGTTTATGTAGAAAGCGGTTTTCAATACATTACCATTCAGGAACGGATCTATCTTCTTCCACAGAACCATGCAGTATGGATTCCTCCTCATACCATTCATAAGACCAATTCCCATTCTGAAAAGATTAAACTGATGATCATGTTTGCCAATATTGAAAAAGAAGACCCTTTTTACAGCACTGTCAATGTATTTTCTGTTCCACCTGTTCTCCGGGAAATGATAAAATACGCCGAAAGATGGTCCAAGCTGATGGTAAAGGATAACGATGAAACTGTATTTCTGAAAGCGCTCTTCAATGAGCTGCCTCATTTCGTAGAACATTCCCTGAAACTCCATATTTGTCTTCCCAGAGATAAACGCCTTACGAAAGTCATTGAATATGTCCATCATCACTACCGGGATGAGATTAAAATGGACCGTTTAAGTGAAAATGCACTATTATCATTGCGTTCCCTCGAACGGATCTTTAAAAAGGAAACAGGATTGACCTTAAGTAAATACCAGCAGATGCTCCGGATCATCAAAAGTCTGGAGCTTTTAAGTTCGGAGACGCTTACCATTTCTGAAACAGCCTATGAAGTGGGGTATAAGAGTGTACAGGCTTTTACCAGGAGCTTTCAGACCGTAATGCAATTCCGCCCTACAGACTTTTTGAAAAATATTAAATAATATTGAAATTATATAGAATAAATTTAATCAATCAAAGAAATTGATTAAGCTACATATTCCACTCCAATAAAGTATGCTGATTGAAGCCGTTTCAAATGTATCGTGATGAACGCAATGGTAAATAATGAAGAATAGTAATGATTTGATTTCCAAATAGTATTTGGCAGGCTCATAATGACAAATGCCTAATTTTTGACTTTTGAGACAGCCTCTTATAGGTAGTATTGAATACATTTCCATATCAACATCAAATCTTCAATTATACAGTCATATAAAACAAAAAGGCCTCCAAGAAAGGAGACCTTAAAAAAACACAAATGATGAAAAAAAATTATTTCGATCCACAAATATAAGCAAAATATACATTATGCAAAACATCATATGTGTATTTTTTTTAAAAATTATTGATTTATTAAAAAAACAATTATCCATTAACAGAAGTGAATTTTCTTTATGATTCTGTAATTTGGCTCTACAGCTGCATCAAACCCATAAAACAGCATATTTCCATACTCTTTAAATCAATTAAAAAAATGATTTTTGTTTAAATTTTTCTCATGCCTATGAGATGTTTTAAGCAGTTGATGGTGCTTTGGATGGGGCATTCCTGAAATAATAAGATTTAATAATAAATTTTCAATCAAATTCTCCATTGTGATTATACTCATAAAAGAAGAGGTATAGATTTCTTTTATTTGTTTTAAAACAGACCGAATGAAACCAAAGCAAATAAAGGGAGTACCCCGGCAGAAATCCGGTGGTTTTCATGACACTGAAAGCCAAAAGCAATTTGAACAGGCCATTATTCCGTTACAATATGAAATACTAAAAAAGAGATTTTTTGCGATCAATAAATGGAAGAGCTATTGTGGAGAGGCCTTTGCCGAATTTAAACTTCATGATTTCAATGGTGATCCGGTCGATCGGGAACCCCAAAAAGGAGATTTTGTAAGAATTGATATTCCCGGACCCGGAGAAACCGAAGCAAAAGGATACGACTGGGTCGAAATTACAGATCTCTGCTATTACCAGGATACTGTCTCGGAAAGCATAACGATGACCTGCAGGCCATCCAAAGATCCTAAGAATGATAAAAACACCCATATTGCCCACTTTTATAATGCCGGAGCCACTTCCACATTTATGATTTACAGAAATCCTTCCCATCTAAAGGCTGCGGTGTACGGACGGAATGAATCTCCTAATTTCAATGCAAAATTGATCGATATCATCAGAAATATAATGACCGCTGCCGGAGGAATAATGGGAATCGCCAAAATCCAGTGGAAACAGCTGACTGATGGATTCTTAGATTTTGATTAAAAGAATATTGCTTCTTTTTGAGGTAGGGCTGGTCGTCCTGACCACAAGCATACAGAATGGAAAAAGCATATTTTGAGCTGGAATTAAAACTTGCATAGCATCAGAAGCAAGGATTAATGAAAGCTTACCACTACCTTGGAAACCATACGGAAAAAGAGTCGGAGCTGGATTTCCGCACAACCATTGTTCACCACTCAATAGAAACCATGGATCATTATTCTGAAAAATGATAAGTCTTTTTTTCTTTTTTGATCTAAGTCAAAGTTTGGTATTGCCCGTAAAAAGACCTTTGCACACGAATATTTAACACAAAAATTTATGAGTGCAACATTAGGGAAAGGACAAACCATTAATTTCTACAAAGCAACCACTCCCATCATTATTTCAGTATTTGGAGTATAT contains:
- a CDS encoding MFS transporter; this translates as MMKNEVRKNASYVLLIINVLVVILISSNLRSPIVAVAPVLGDIRDAMTLDNFQVSLLTSIPLFMFAVCSVLVSRFSGKLGISKLLMYSLIILSSGLFLRITGSLWLLFLGSLLIGLGICIGNVVTPGYVKNNFPRQIGLMTGIFAVSMNLTAALASGFSVKIGEWTGLGWRGSLGIWLVIAALGFLVLILELIFNKKNADIPKAVLSSSDFNMFKSAQAWNISVFMGLQSLFYYCMVAWLPSFLTDYHMPGDSSGWVLFVIQITMIPVTFCCPIIAGKLKDQRIMIFFICALMLGSTMMFVLLKAQWIYVNAVIIGISNGLSFSLSILFFSTRTKSSINAVKISGMAQSVGYLIAAFGPPVFGKLHDWDVSWNMSFYFLSTAVVLMFYFGMKAARNKCVEDN
- a CDS encoding AraC family transcriptional regulator; this translates as MFNFAKVLTQNDMNAHDTIEIDELSKPYFVWFEENWIHDDLLHQHQKGQLVYVESGFQYITIQERIYLLPQNHAVWIPPHTIHKTNSHSEKIKLMIMFANIEKEDPFYSTVNVFSVPPVLREMIKYAERWSKLMVKDNDETVFLKALFNELPHFVEHSLKLHICLPRDKRLTKVIEYVHHHYRDEIKMDRLSENALLSLRSLERIFKKETGLTLSKYQQMLRIIKSLELLSSETLTISETAYEVGYKSVQAFTRSFQTVMQFRPTDFLKNIK